The genomic window tttcttatctgttTCCACAGTAACCGCTTGTCTGTATCATTGCACATGAacttaaaatgaaaagataaacGATGATGATGAATAATGATGAACCTACACACATATAAATGACAGTCTAACGGTGAAAACAGCCATCTAAACACTATTTATTAGTTCCTGTTGTGTAAATTTGTTTTAGCCTTAAGCTTATTGGGCCTCAGGCATGAATGTTCTCTTATTTTTGtggtattttatatttgttcttgcaaaaagcaataagaggaaaataagaaaatcctcCATGGGATtgaacaaactctcttaactgcctgaacttgttgTAAATTGCtcatttcagcctgatgaatgccaTCTGTACATGTGGAGGTGCCCGGTCGTGAGATGTGATCAATAGCATAATCCGCgcccctaaaattgccatatGAGGCTGTATTAAACTCCGTTTGTGGGCGAGTTTAAATCACAGATAAAGtttccaaagagtaaaaacactgcTACATACTCAAAACTTGCTTAGAATAGTGTGTTGTTTGGATTTGGGACACAGCTTgtagtgctttgagctaaatgctaatgtggAGCTACCTGCAtgaagggctgcaactattattttcattgtcgatTAATGTGCAgattatttcctcaattaaccgattaattattaaaaaaaatgttgaaaaatgtagtTAACCATTGGCTAGAGCCCATGGTGATGCCTTTAATtcgcttgttttgtttgaccaacagtcaagAATCTTAAGACTGTTataaatgtcaaagaaaaacagcaaatgctcacatttaagaagctggaaccagagaatttttgactgaaatatttaatcaatataGTTGCCGAATTAGtgttagaatgctaacatttgctaattagcactttAACACAAAGTAGTGAAAATTTACTTACACAATTAGGGAAGATGAACCACTCAACCTCACTTACTCTTTGACAATTGACTTTATTTCCACTCCACTATTAAggaataatgtttttttgccaaatatgggtattttttaaattttaatacaagtttcatgttgtgttttctttccagAATATGAGCTTACACTGTCGTAACTGTGCGCTGGTGACAAGCTCCAGCCATGTTCTGGGTAGTCAAGCGGGAGAGGAGATCGACCGTACGGAGTGCGTGATCCGTATGAATGACGCCCCCACGTTGGGTTATGAGACTGACGTAGGCAATCGCACCTCTCTGAGGGTCGTAGCCCACTCCAGCGTGTTCAGGGTGGTCCGCAGGCCTAATGAGTTCCTGCGCCATTCAGACAGCAACTCTATGATCATCTTCTGGGGACCCCCGAACAAGATCGGGAAGGACGCCAAAGGAACCTTGTACAGATTGATCCAGAGAGTCAGCATGACCTACAGCAACATGTCTTGTTTCAGTGTCACACCAATCAAGATGCGCAGATTCGACAGTCTGTTTCACAGGGAGACGGGACGAGACAGGTGAGTGTTTATGgagcaggtataatgttaatTACATCTAACTGTGGACGATCACAAACTCTGGTTtcctatttgttttgtttttttcctgctcagACAAAAATCTCACTCGTGGTTGAGCACAGGCTGGTTCACCATGGTCATGGCCATTGAGATATGTGATAATATCAAAGTATATGGGATGGTTCCACCCAATCACTGTGGGTGAGTATAATACTGACACTAATAAACCAATGTAGACTCTTGTAAACATCGTTATAAATCAGAGATGAAGTGGCTGCCAAACTAATAaactaataatattaaattcatttgttttctagAAAGAAATCTGTATCCAAGAAGATGCCCTACCACTACTACAAACCCAGGGGGCCTGATGAATGTGTAACGTACCTACAGAACGAGAGCAGCCGTAGAGGGAACCACCATCGCTTCATTACCGAGAAACAGGTGTTTGCACGCTGGGCCAAGCAGTACAACATCACCTTCACTCATCCCAAATGGTGAAAAGACTTTTACGAGAACCACAAAGAGATTTATTTGCACTCACAAAAGCCTGAATGAGCGCTACGGGCTGGATTTTACTACAACTCCCCTTGAATGAGCCTTCAAATAACCACATGATGAATGACAGCTATTTTCAGGAATCGCCTCGaggatttgaaaaaaaaaaaaaaaagcttttggaAAAAATCTATTATCGGACCAAATGACTGAGATGTCTGAGAATGTTTTCTGTCGCAAAAGAATCTCAGTTTTGAGAGGTTTCTGAAATACTCCAGCCGTCTGATAAGCGTTTTTTTGTaaatagagaagaaaaataatttttacacgtttatatttttgttattatgtaTTGAAAATGCACTTCTGTTTCCCATGTTGAGGTGGGATTATATAAGCAAGTTCCTCTAATTAGATGTGACTATGTGGCCTACAACCCTCTTTTCATACACAAACTAAGACGAAAACTTACAAGCATCAGTATATAACATCTTAACACAAGGCTGTACAAGAATTTAACAGTCCGCAATGGCACAATTATGATTTAAACCAGGAAATATCTGAGCAAACAAGTAAACACGACTAACGATCTCATCGAGAATTCAATGCCAGCATATGgtagtttttaatttaatacttGGTGCTACAGACCCgttgtgattattattaaacTGAGGCTCAAAATCCAGCCAAAGTGAACAGATGtcacaataaataatgaattaccACGAGGATGAAGCTCTTCAGTACCTTCAGTTTGAGggattttcatctttttccaTTGAATAGTgataaaacaaatgtacactGCTGCTAGTGTGCAATTAATTCTTGTTTATAATAATTGGACACATTCAGATTTCAGACATTATGTAAACCAGATATATTCAAGACTCATACTTAACAGGTCAAACATCTACTTCAACTTACCCTCAATTTGAAGACAATACttcatttgttacatttttgctGCAGTAGATGCTGATTTTAATAGAAGAACATAAAAGGCCTCATGAACGTAAACCTTTTGACCTCAGTGGCGTTCCAGCGCATGCAGCTCGTATTCAAATGCATCATGGTCGTGTTTCGTGTCAGTATGTTGCTCTTAGGACTGCACGATTAAATTAGAAgtcaaattgaaattttattgCAGAAATGTGAAGcggggaagggggggggggcggttTCTTTTAAACGATGTTGCCTTTTACAAGtaattaatctgcagatattttgtcagaatattcatgtggatgagAGAATCTTATCAATGTGCTTGATTAATATTAGATGTAATCAGAAGCCTTTATTTACTTACTGAAAACAAAGTCAATAATGAACACGATGAATATACATGAGCCGCATCGACTGTGATTAAACTGCCTACTAAATTTACTAACATATGCTCAGTTTGTCAAACCCATTTAtatcaacaacaataaatatttgACCTGCAAATATAACACAGCACTAAAAATTACAATCACGACTGTCAAGTTGAATCAATGTttctataaaactgttttaacaaAAACTTATTATAACCTTCATAAAGGTAGAGTTTAACATGGGgctgttgttgtttacttttaGCTAAGTGGACCTAATAATCTGGAAACTTAGTTTGTATCAATCCCATCCACCCAGAACACAACTGCAGGTCCCGTTTACATTGGGTATGAAAACACAGTCTGTCTTCTCTGAGtaaggaaaaaacaaatactAAGGGGGGTAAATGCATGCAGCATGCATTGCAACTGGAATGTGACTGCATCCACAAGACTATCTCAGAGCTGTAACAGCCTGTAGTCTTGAACTAGATAATCTTCTAATTTTCACGTTACAAAAAGCAGATGGGACATTTCCTCTTAAAGCAGACACGTGTTTGAGCTACTAGCTCAGAAATATGAAGCTCGactctgctgtttgttgatgAAAATTTAACCCACGAATGTTCTGAGCCATTTCTTTGTCCATGATGTGCTGGTCTCAACACTGCTTTTCATGAAAAGTTCCGCACCGTttatcaaaaaacaaatgatatgctttcaaaaaaaacaaaaaaacaatacaagtcAGTTCAAGCCTGTGGATagtatatgtatttatatatgtacaATTTCTTGAGTCATAGACATACAGAAtgaagatataaaatataatattaggTCTGACAGGTATCTAGCATTGACTGCACTCAATGcactgatgtgtgtgatgtgatatTTGTGGTAATTTTTACAGCGGGCAATGTTAAAAAGATCAAATTACAGCTCTGCCGTTCACCCACCAGTTAGATGGTAAGACCAGCATGTCTTTGTTTACTTTACTCTGTCATTTACTTTTTCATGAACCATTGGAAACATCTGAAAAGGCAGCTGTGATCTTCTGTCGTAGCCCTGACATGGAAATTAAGATGGCTTCCTGTTgtagaaaaagaggaaaaaacacacaatacaacaTTAATTCACTTCTGTTGAGCAGGATAAATGAGTATTAAGGCATTTCCttatacagtataaagtgtAAATTTATCTCGTCTCAGAGTGCTTGATTCAACAAATATCTCGGCCCTCACCTCTGTGCGAATGGTCCTGCTGCCCTGACCGGGGCACGTGTTGAGGTAAAGGTCGAATAAAACGCTGGGATCAGTCACATCCAGGTTTTGGTCAGTGTCTACACTGGCCTCTAATCCCTGAAGACCTCCAAAAACCACCAAAAGATGCCTGGAAagtcaaatttaaatgaataaatcagaATGACATACAGTAGTATTAAACCGCCCCTTATCATCTTATTGGCTCTGAACCTACTTGAATGGCGACAGTGTTGTTTGGTCAATGTGGTTGCCTCTCTCTGATGTGCCAATTGTCAGATCGTACCCTTCTTTATATGGACTTTCTGTGAAAACTGCACCTGCATCCAACAGCAATAAAGAGAAAGCAGTCATGTGGAGACTCAAACTGTATTCTTGCACAACTTAACAGGTTgtgtggatgaaaaaaaaacatgctcttCATCTTCCAAGACATTGCAAAATTTATTTGAAGcatatttttgagtgttttAGTGTTTGGAAAACCTACTGAGACATGATGCCAAGCGGACACTGTAACCCCAGTAGAGACCTCCTTCAGTCCTGGGTACATGAGGAGCCACCACCATCCCTTTATACATCCTGCTCtctgaggacagacagacatacttCATTGCTGTGCAACATCTTGAAAACAACAAGAACTAAAATAAACACCGGGAAGGTCACAGTCTGATTCATAAAATTACCTTGGTTCTGTGTCTTATTGAGCTGCACTGTGACTCGCAGTCCAGACTGCAGCTGTTTATCAATCCGAACATCCTGGGAGGAGCAGACAAACATTGaatacagacatacacataGTCTACATCAAATGATGACCTCTAAGAAAATGTTAAGATTATTACCTTTCTCATTCCACAGTTGACTAATGAACCTTTTCCTTGTTTGATTGGCCTGTCGAGGACTATTCCTTCACGGTATTCTGATTCCTCATCTATCCTCATGTGGTGAGGACTGTCCAGAGGGTTTAGCAATCCTGGTAGAACAAAGAAAACTTCTCTGTATTTGCATATGGATTCACTACAGAAACAGTACTGTTTTATGACTCTTCAGTTGGAGGAAACATAAACGGCAGGTTGGTTTGTAGCCATAATGTTTGAAAACATTAAACTGCTGATTTGATTTCCAATTTTCTGATTTGTCCTGTAGACATGACTGTCTGCCAAATACAAGCCCACAGTATGTTAGAAAGATGTGATGAAGATGGCTGAATTTATACACATTGTCTCAGAAAAGGTAGCAAGATATGGATACAATTTAATTGCCAAGTACACAGAGTTTctgtaaatgaatataaaaGGGGGGAGCCAAAACTTCCTGGAAGCCATAGATAGCGCGGCAGTAAGGAGGAGTTATTTGATTTGCCACTAGATAGCATATGCCCACAGCTTGTGAGACTAAAATTGGGACTGGAAGGAAGACGATTTGCTACCGTGgaggaaaaacaggaagaaacacagGAGTCTCTGGGTACAGTGACAAAAGACGACTACAGTAAATGTGACGCATCTCGAGCAGAGTACTTTAAAGGGGATCAAAAAGGTACTACTGAAAGACTTataatgacagttttttttggTTCCCCTTatattgtaatgtaaatgtagattTTTTCAAACTACCTGCATACTGCAAGTCTTGATGCTTTGGGAAAAACCACTTGCGCAGATACCTGGTGGAGAAGAAAAGCTTTAATCAAACTCAGATTAAACAGGCTGATGGTAGTGATCTGATCAGGTTATATTATGGTCCTACTTACTGTGGACATTCAAGGTACTGAAGTATTCTGGCAAGCTGAATACAAGCATGTCCTTTCTTCCCAACACCTTTAAATTCTCCTTCAACGCTCCTGTGGGACGaagccaaaaagaaaaatcttttcTATCAGTGTTCTCATAGTCTGATGCTGTAAAATACATTTGGAAGTGTGTATAATATGTTTACTTACTTGACATCTTCCCCTTGTTCATCAAACACAATGATCTCATCTACACAGAACACTACACAGGCCCTTGCGATCTGTCCGGCCAAGTATGTACGAAGTTCAGTGGACTGAGCGTTATCCAGGACAGAACCAGGCAGGGCCACACTCACCGTGTAAGCCCGACCTAAGATGATACAGATCGCACATTACAGCACTCTATTCACAGTCGTATCAGGTAAAAGCAATCCATGAAATGACAGAGTTACCTTTTTTGTTCTGGCTTTGTTCAAGTTTTGCTCTCTCTTCGGCCTCttgctgtttctgcttttcCAGCTGTTTGATCAGCTTGGCCTCTTTTCTTTGCTTCTTAGTCTCTTTTACTGTTATTAAGGAACAAATCAGTGACACTGGTGAGAAAATTAGATAAACAGAAAGACTGGAGATGTACATGACTGAACAGAGAACAGTTTCCCAATCCGAACGAGGATGGTAGCTGGAAACAGAGTCGCAACTTAGGAAACAAGTTAAAATACTTTATCGTGCAGCGCAGATTATTTTTGCATCCAGATCTTTAGAAGTGTCTTTTTTCTGTGACTCAATTGTAATGCCAATAGGCTACATGAGGGGCACAAACTGATGGTCTAAAGGGGTGGTAACAAACCCTTTTGGCTTTTAGGCGATATCTATTTCTGATCCGAGATCACGGGTTTTGACCTTAGCCTGGATGAGAGTTCATAACAGTTCAAccaaagtgatttttttccttcaatgATCTGATTTCATCTGAAAGATTCCGAGAAGCCT from Thunnus maccoyii chromosome 19, fThuMac1.1, whole genome shotgun sequence includes these protein-coding regions:
- the spout1 gene encoding putative methyltransferase C9orf114 homolog translates to MSTGVAMKRPQTVSSQPEERLDWKKRKAEIKETKKQRKEAKLIKQLEKQKQQEAEERAKLEQSQNKKGRAYTVSVALPGSVLDNAQSTELRTYLAGQIARACVVFCVDEIIVFDEQGEDVKSVEGEFKGVGKKGHACIQLARILQYLECPQYLRKWFFPKHQDLQYAGLLNPLDSPHHMRIDEESEYREGIVLDRPIKQGKGSLVNCGMRKDVRIDKQLQSGLRVTVQLNKTQNQESRMYKGMVVAPHVPRTEGGLYWGYSVRLASCLSAVFTESPYKEGYDLTIGTSERGNHIDQTTLSPFKHLLVVFGGLQGLEASVDTDQNLDVTDPSVLFDLYLNTCPGQGSRTIRTEEAILISMSGLRQKITAAFSDVSNGS
- the st6galnac6 gene encoding alpha-N-acetylgalactosaminide alpha-2,6-sialyltransferase 6 isoform X1 — translated: MAKLQNSAGQPMRQQSHRMVIFIAIFILMTLLILYSSNNNNESIYTPFNVAANNALRSTDLKKWAGKDGYVPVYGNKNMSLHCRNCALVTSSSHVLGSQAGEEIDRTECVIRMNDAPTLGYETDVGNRTSLRVVAHSSVFRVVRRPNEFLRHSDSNSMIIFWGPPNKIGKDAKGTLYRLIQRVSMTYSNMSCFSVTPIKMRRFDSLFHRETGRDRQKSHSWLSTGWFTMVMAIEICDNIKVYGMVPPNHCGKKSVSKKMPYHYYKPRGPDECVTYLQNESSRRGNHHRFITEKQVFARWAKQYNITFTHPKW
- the st6galnac6 gene encoding alpha-N-acetylgalactosaminide alpha-2,6-sialyltransferase 6 isoform X2, with amino-acid sequence MGLKLSGKRQQSHRMVIFIAIFILMTLLILYSSNNNNESIYTPFNVAANNALRSTDLKKWAGKDGYVPVYGNKNMSLHCRNCALVTSSSHVLGSQAGEEIDRTECVIRMNDAPTLGYETDVGNRTSLRVVAHSSVFRVVRRPNEFLRHSDSNSMIIFWGPPNKIGKDAKGTLYRLIQRVSMTYSNMSCFSVTPIKMRRFDSLFHRETGRDRQKSHSWLSTGWFTMVMAIEICDNIKVYGMVPPNHCGKKSVSKKMPYHYYKPRGPDECVTYLQNESSRRGNHHRFITEKQVFARWAKQYNITFTHPKW